In the Setaria italica strain Yugu1 chromosome VI, Setaria_italica_v2.0, whole genome shotgun sequence genome, one interval contains:
- the LOC101762082 gene encoding teosinte glume architecture 1, giving the protein MDWDLKAPGAWDLAELEHDHAGGAAAAAVGPSGGHGNAAATAYRPPGAAECSVDLKLGGLGECELGAAPSSRERAAAAGKAPVAPAAGSSSPGPGAPAKRPRPGGGAGPQHHHHQQQCPSCAVEGCTADLSKCRDYHRRHKVCEAHSKTPVVVVAGREMRFCQQCSRFHLLAEFDDTKRSCRKRLDGHNRRRRKPQPDTMASASFMASQQGTRFSPFAAPRLDANWPGVIKTEESPYYTHHQIPLGTSNRQHFVGASSAYAKEGRRFPFLQEGEISFATGVVLEAPASARQPVLKAAAPPESSSGSTGGKMFSDGLTRVLDSDCALSLLSAPANSSGIDVSRMVRPTEHVPMAQPVVSGLQFGSSSWFSRPQASAGGAAVAATAGFPSCPVVEGEHPQLNTVLGSNDNEMNYGGMFHVGGGGASGGGGEGSSDGTSSSLPFSWQ; this is encoded by the exons ATGGACTGGGATCTCAAGGCGCCGGGCGCGTGGGACCTCGCGGAGCTGGAGCACGACcacgcgggcggcgcggcggcggcggcggtggggccgTCTGGCGGGCACGGCAATGCGGCCGCCACGGCGTACCGCCCGCCCGGGGCGGCCGAGTGCTCGGTGGACCTGAAGCTGGGCGGGCTGGGCGAGTGCGAGCTCGGCGCGGCGCCGAGCAGcagggagcgcgccgccgcggcggggaaGGCCcccgtggcgccggcggcgggctcgtCGTCGCCCGGGCCCGGCGCGCCGGCGAAGCGGCCGCGCccggggggcggcgcggggccgcagcaccaccaccaccagcagcagtgcCCGTCGTGCGCGGTGGAGGGGTGCACGGCGGACCTGAGCAAGTGCCGCGACTACCACCGGCGGCACAAGGTGTGCGAGGCGCACTCCAAGacccccgtcgtcgtcgtcgccggccgcgagaTGCGCTTCTGCCAGCAGTGCAGCAG GTTTCACTTACTTGCGGAGTTTGATGACACCAAGCGCAGCTGTAGAAAGCGCCTAGATGGGCACAATCGCCGCCGCAGGAAGCCACAACCAGATACCATGGCTTCTGCAAGCTTCATGGCGAGTCAACaag GAACACGATTCTCACCGTTTGCAGCACCGAGGCTTGATGCGAACTGGCCGGGCGTAATCAAAACAGAGGAGAGTCCATATTACACTCACCACCAAATCCCTCTGGGCACCAGCAACAGGCAGCATTTCGTCGGCGCGTCGTCTGCTTACGCCAAAGAAGGCCGACGCTTCCCTTTCCTGCAGGAGGGCGAGATAAGCTTCGCCACCGGCGTCGTGCTGGAGGCCCCGGCTTCAGCTCGCCAGCCGGTCCTCAAGGCGGCAGCACCTCCCgagagcagcagcggcagcaccgGCGGCAAGATGTTCTCCGACGGGCTGACCCGTGTGCTCGACTCGGATTGTGCTCTCTCTCTTCTGTCAGCTCCGGCGAACTCCTCCGGTATCGACGTCAGCAGGATGGTCCGGCCCACTGAACACGTGCCCATGGCGCAGCCCGTGGTGTCGGGCCTGCAGTTCGGCAGCTCGTCGTGGTTCTCGCGCCCCCAGGCctccgcgggcggcgccgccgtcgcggccacGGCCGGGTTCCCCTCTTGCCccgtggtggagggcgagcatCCGCAGCTGAACACCGTGCTGGGCTCCAACGACAACGAGATGAATTACGGCGGGATGTttcacgtcggcggcggcggcgccagtggcggtggtggcgagggCTCCTCGGACGGCACCTCCTCGTCTCTGCCCTTCTCGTGGCAGTAG